atgaatattttttaaatagaatgTTACTCTCCTCAATTTAGTTACCTAACTGTCTTTGGAATTCCATAATTCCAGCAAATTTGATCTTACTGCTATAGGAGTTTCACTTAATGGAAACAACTCTGCAAGAGCTTAcattattaaattaaaaaacctAATCCGTTTCTTAGAACATGACTgtttgacattttaaaatgctacGTGAAACTGCTTATACCTTTGTAAAGCTTCATGGTTTTGGTGAaggctaaaaaaacccaaacattgaATATCCTTATTTTCTGGTGCTATCATTATCAGGCATAATTTGATTTCAAAATTTGAAATGATAATAATGAATCTTCTAAGTCGATTTTATAAACAGTATCTAGAGGCTGCAATATTGTAAtgagcattttttaaaataaatgcagctAGGTCTTAGAGTTTGTGAAACCAAGGAATGGAAAGCAAGCAGCACATGAAAAAATAAGTGCTATCCTGCTGgtgcaaaatatttctgtgattttaaaataatattctcAGCAAAAGTGGGAGGTCTTTGTCTTGGCATTTtgatcttgttttgttttgagcaAACTGGAATGCTGGAATTGTCATGCTACATTTAACCTTGTACTTCCTACTACAGCAAATTAGCATTTCATTATCTGATGTGTCTGAGTATTCTCCTTGTACAAGGAGACGGTTATTCTTAACGCTCCTACCCATGTGTTGTGTTCCTAAAGGCTTCTGTTGTCTTTCATTTTTCCAGAATATCCCTTGTTGTAAGAATAACCCCTTTGTtgtaaggggggaaaaaaatagagtgCTTGTACCAACTTTGACattaaccctttttttttttttttttactcttattATTAGTTTTCTGTATAAAGTAAGTAGATTACTGTTATTAGAAGATAAAGcagaaatatctgagggaaAATCTGTAAGTTCTAATATAATAACTGTACACTACTTGATGTTTTTTGTAACTAAAAGATTTCTCTTAAAGTATCAGTTTACTTGTTATATCTAAAAAATCAAAAATACCACCACCTCCTTTTATGAAATGTAAAGGAAAGTGGTGAAAATTTCACCCATCagaatttttaattaattttgaaacACTGGATTAGTCTCAGAAATGGACTTAACAGGATGTCATTCCTTTTCTAAACTTCCTTCTGTAGAGCATTTTATAATtaggctttaaaaaaacccagtccTTATACTTCTGCTGAAGTGGTACTGGTGTACTTTTACATATCAGATAATGGTGTGGCTTTTTGTGGAGAAAAAATTACAACTGCTGCTCACATCAGGCTattacagtttttttttttaatagtttgcAGAGGTTGTATAAGTATTTATATATTTGGAGCTGTGTTTTTGCTTATGTAAAACTgcactttgttttctcttccccccccttccctgtTCCCCACCTTCTTAGGTATTTGACAGGAATGGTTGACAAAAGAACACTTGAAAAATATGAAAGagaagctaaagaaaaaaacagagaaacatgGTATGAACTTAGTAAAGATTAATaacctgctttttctctttgtgcAGTGATGAAAATGGGAAACTGGTTTTTAGCTCATCTCATTTGTTGAGAGTCTTGAAATTTGAGCAGATTTACTCTGCAATTCAAAATTCTGTGCTGTATTGCAGAGTACACATTTCAGAAATGCTCCTTTCCCTAAAAAATATTCTGCAGAAAGACCTTCCCATCCAGCTACCACACATAAATTCCTTCTTGAATCTTGTTAGCTGATTAAAACCTGATGCTTGGATTGGCTAAAATCTTCCAGAAACACAGGCCAGAGGAGCATGCATACTGGTACAAACCAAATGCCATCTACCGTGCTATCTAGACCAGAATCGGTGACAAATAGCTACTGCTTGTAGAAGACTCTGATTATGTATCTGTAATTCCCAATGTTTACTGCTTTCTCTGACTTGGGAACCTCTTGAGCTGGAAAAGACATCTTTGTGTTTAATAGCCCttgatgccccctccctgatcACTAGCAGCTGAGCTAGCAGTGTCTCTTCAGATATTATCAGACAAGCTAAATATCTTTATTAGCTGCTGGTAATGGTGGGAAAACATTGACATGTTATGCCAGTTAGTTACCACTACTTTTCTTCTTGGTgagtgtatttttttctctcccctttctaTTCACCAATTTTCACAACCTGAAAGAGCtagataattttctttaaaaatgcagttCATCTTTCTAACTTAGAGCTAGGTTTGTCAGTGGCCAATAGGATAAAATATGATTAGGATGGGACAACAGTAGATTTGATCAAATTATCAAAGACAGGGTGAATAAAGGTGGTGTCTATTTCATAGCCAACCTCTGGTTTGTTATGTGCAAATAGCCAAGAACTAATAATAGCAGTTCTCATAATACAAATGTGCAAATCAGAACTAATTTTTAGTTAATTGTGTTGAGAGAGGGGAATTGTTTTATATTTGATCCAGAGGTGCTTTTCAAACTGAGACAATGCTCAAAGTACTTGAGGTTACCTTGTATGTGGAGAATATATTAACTAAAAATTGGGTTTTAGTGAGGGAGAGTCAGCTCTGGGCACTGCAGCTCACAGGACATTCAATAAAACATCGTGGTCCTGGAAATGCCTGAGTTCAGTAATGCTGGCATGGTTAGAACagctgagcagaaaaaaaaagaacattttatgAGTGAATCATAATACATCAATTTAGTAAAATTTAATACAAAAATAGAAtatttggtttgttgggtttttttaggtaCCTTTCATGGGCCTTAGACACAAACCAAGAAGAACGAGACAAAGGTAAAACAGTAGAAGTGGGTCGTGCCTATTTTGAAACTGAGAAGAAACACTTCACTATTCTAGATGCTCCTGGACATAAGAGCTTTGTTCCAAATATGATTGGTGGGGCTTCTCAAGCTGATCTTGCTGTGCTGGTAAGACCAAATCAGATTCTTTTATTTTGGATATACTGTGGAATTATGCTTTTTgggatttgtttgcttgtttagcCTTTTAGTTAATTACAGTGAGTGAGCAAAATGTTCAGATCTTAAGCCTACCAAGTTGAGTAGGGTTTGGAGTAAATTAACAGCTTCACAAAATGGTCCACAAGTCTCATGCTGTTTTTGTCAGTGCAGAAACTAGCGGGTAATATTGAGGACATGCCAGAGCATTTTGAAAGCTTTTAGTGGTTTTGACTACCCAAAGTTATTTTTGCATGAAGCAGTATTACCCATTGATTGTTCTGTTGTGAGCATTGTAGAACTCTTATTAAAACGTGTGTTTCTAATTAGGTGATTTCTGCAAGAAAAGGAGAGTTTGAAACTGGATTTGAGAAAGGTGGACAAACAAGAGAACATGCCATGTTAGCAAAAACAGCAGGTGTAAAGCATCTAATAGTTCTTATTAATAAAATGGATGATCCAACTGTAAATTGGAGTAATGAAAGGTGAGtttaatactgaaaaaaaatcattttctttagaagatactgattaaaaaaaagtaatttttaagttTTGAAGtgattttgaaggaaaaaagatttGCACCCTATTTTTGTTGAAAGAATGGTAGACTGGTAGACAGAGGTTTTCAAAATTACAGGAAAAACAGAGGCACAGTGCCTAGGACAGTGCCTCTCAACTAAGACTGAATTTCTACACTTTAAAACATTCACTTTCAACTGCTAGGACCTGTGCAGCCATACTGAACAGATCCATGCATTCTAACATAGTTTAACTGTTGAGTTGGAAACTTTATATTGAACCTACAAGGAAGTGACTTTGTTTTCAGTAGTTCAGCTTGCCAGATTCTTGATTGCTTGGCCATATTTCTGCAGAACTCCTGGCTTGGATTTGGTGAGAACAGTTGTTATCCTGTCCATTTTGTGTCCGCCCTGTATTATTTGGAGTTTCTCTTAAATAATAAGCTGAATTAAATAAGCAAATAACATATTCAAGTGGGTTGTGATCACAGTTGTGAGAAGAAAGGAGGTAATCTTGCAGTGATAAGAGGCTGGATAAAAATAACTAGAAAGTCTGTGTAATATTTAAGTAACTAATAAAAAGATTTAGTTATTCTTTTCTGCCATAATGCTCAAATGATACTAAAAGATTTTAATTTATGGCTTCTGTCAcagctttcttctcacctcTTCAAGCAGGATGATAAAAAGTATAACTTAGTCCTTCCCTAGAGATACTTGCGTGATGATGAGATGGAGTTTTCTCCCACAGTATGACAAGAGTTGTCAGAGAACTTGCTGTGCTGTCAAGGATCATGAAAGTTTTTGTGGAAAGCCCCAAAATTCTGACATACGGAATTCAGCTGAAACTGACTGAGAGGAAGAAGTGCAATAGAACTAGGTAGCATTAAGTCTTAGGAAATTATGTAGGAGATTGAGGGAGACCAAGACACAACTGAATTGAAAGCCTGCACGTTTTCAGTAGCTGTCTCCTTGATCTGTCCTGCTATCTTGACCTGGATCTATGTCTTAAAAGCAGATACAGGTACATGCTGCTGCTTACCCAGACCAGTAATTGAGGTTTACGGAGCAAACACGATCTTGGGGAGCAGAGGAATGGGGGGAGTAGACAATACCAAGTAGTGCTGGAAGACTGGGGTGAAGATGTGAATAAGCCACTGCTTTATTAGGTTTGCTTGCTGCTCACAGGATAACTTGATGAAAATTAAATGTCTGTGGGGTTTGTCATGCTAGAATAATTGGAAGTTAACTTTATCTGCTTGTCATTTTAACAGATATGAAGAATGTAAAGAGAAACTGGTGCCATTTTTGAAGAAAGTTGGCTTCAATCCCAAAAAGGATATCCATTTCATGCCATGCTCAGGACTGACTGGTGCAAACCTTAAAGAACAGTCAGAGTTCTGTCCTTGGTATATGTATGTATCTTAAATTGAACAGCTTGAATATTTGCTGTATTGCAATGACAGTGAATTTTAGAGTGTAGCTAGGAAGAAGTAGAGTCATGGGTATGTGGTAGCTGTGCTTTATAAAGTGTTTGAAATGCAGTCAGGgcaacaagaacacagccatgCAATAAGCCAAATAAAAGCATTTGCTAACTGCAGAAGATTAGCAGACTCTGTAATAGTATTAGCAGTGTTCTTAGGCTTTGTGAGTTTGAGTGCTGTACTAgcccttgattttttttttcccagtgatgCTGCAGTTGACATGCTGCAAAGAATGAGTAATTGTTTAATGTGAGCAGTTTGCTTGAAGCTGTATTATAATTAGTGACAAGCTGTGTCTCTCACTGGATGTCATGTTCATGGCAGTTAAAACATACTAATGCAAATGAGATTTGGACTTTGCTTATGGTTTTGTATTTCCAAAGCATGTTATGCATCTAGCAAGAGTCTTGCAGGAATAATTTATGTGCCTGAAATATGTCTGTAATGTAACTTGAGATACCTGTGCTTCCTGGGCATTAACATGTCAGGGTGAAGTAGACGCTAATGATGGGATGTTATGATAGATTTAACTGTCTTAGAGGTCACTGTTTTTAATGGTGACAGAACAAAAATCATGCCTTTTGTTGGACTGCATTTAGCCATTCTGAGTAATTTTCAAATAGAAGGGTGCTCTCAAATTTGAAACAAATGCCTTCTGTTCTTTTAGTGGATTACCATTTATTCCATACCTGGATAATTTGCCAAACTTCAACCGCTCAGTTGATGGACCAATCAGGCTGCCAATAGTGGATAAATATAAGgtacaaattaaaataatagcTTTGAAAGTATAAATGGACTGTTTTCTAAAAGCATCAAATGGACAACAGCTATATTTTTagaggctatttttttttctttgatatgTCTGCATTGCCAACTGTAGAACTGAGGTggaaagtaaataatttttgtaCTATATGTGACTCTCAATCTGTAATCTCTCATGAAAACTGTTTCCAAAACATTAAGTATAGCAGTGCTGAGTAACTAAGGGTGAAGTAATCATACTTAGAATTGTATCATAAATAGAGCAGACCCTTTTAGAGAAATGTTTCCAACTTTTATGTAATAATTCCTTTTTGTGAAGGATATGGGCACTGTGGTCCTTGGGAAGCTGGAGTCGGGCTCTATTTGCAAAGGACAGCAACTTGTGATGATGCCAAACAAGGTATAGTAAGGTTTAGATACTTAATGTTATTACTCTGGTTTTTAGAGCTTGATTCTTAAAGATTCTCATCACTTTAAGTCAGGGAAGTTTCTGTTTCTCAGTTGAACACAACTAAGCTTTCATGTTTTACATGAGTGATGTTCCCAGGTGTGTGTATAGTTTACTTCCTTAGCATTCAGAACTCCAGTTGTCTCCTTAGTAAACTCAATTGCAGGGCTAGAAATCATTGAAGCATATTTGAACTGTTTTACTTTGGATTTCTATGGTTGGCCCACaaaacttttttcctgctgtgggTTAAAGCTACTCaaaacttcctttctttttttccttttttttattgtggatttgttggatattttttttcccttccctaaataaacagagaaaaaggaaaaattaaaggaCACGAACAGTACACAGTATGTTTCAGTTAAAGACCTAAAGTTTGCCTTCATTAAGAATAGGCTGGTTTTGCAGGTAGGTAGCTGTTccatactggaaggtcactatttgGAATTGTCATGTTCTCCTGAAGAATGTGATGATACAAAAACAAAGGATGTAAAAACACAGTTGGGGAAAAGCAGTGGATGAGAATAGTGTACTTGGCTAATGGTAGTGTTTGTTTCCACTGCTTTCTTATGAAAAGGGCCTGGAAATTTTGTCCTTACACCTATTCAAGTCATCTTGCTTTAAGCTGACACACTTTTTACAGTTCTGTAGGCTGAGGTAGTTTCCTAGAAAGTATTTCAATAATCAAATGTACAATAAAGGTACAGCTTATTGAAAGCTGATATTTTCTAATCATAATACATTAATTAGATTGACTTCTATGTCACCGTTTACAAGAACTGCTAAAATTGAGACTAAAACAGTTTCAGATCTTCTTTTCATAAGGTAATTTAGCAGACAATGGCTTGTTATAGAACAGCTTGAGCTGCATGTGACACCCAGACGTGATTAGGAGAAATTAATACAGTGTAAGTGGTTTTAACTAAATCTACAGAATTTATAATCAGTATAtagatgctgcttttgatgacatacttttttattattattactttggCAGTTAATGAGGATTGTACTAAAACTTCAGGAAGTCAGAACAATGGAGTTGTTTCTGAAACAATTTAACTTCTCAGTCCTtccaatatttattttctgttggtATCTAGAACTGTGTGAAGATGCAAAAATCCAAAGAGAGGTTAAAACATATAGGAACATTAGGAAATACATTTTGCTGTTTGCTTGGATAGAGTTCATTAATATACATTTGGtatttttatcattttctcTAGGAATCTTGAAAGACTTCAGGATTCTAGGATTTCCTGGATTGTGTTAATATTCTGAATGTTCCGTTTTGAATGCAACATATCCATATGACAATgtggcttttgctttcttcttagATAATATGCATCCATTGTATCTCAGCTCTGCAATTTTTAAACTCATTTCACTTTGAGAAATATATTGAGtggatatttttaaaatttgctttcCATTGAATATATACCATAGAATtacattaaaacattttattaaatATGATGTTTTAGTTATCAGTAGCTGGTATCTTGAACTTGCATTCAAGTATTTCAAATGCTCATAAGCttgcaaaaccaaaaataatgaATTTAAACTGTAATGGAGTTACTTATTAAAATTCTGTTGTATTACAATTGTTTTGTACCAGACTAAAATATTCACAATAGAAAACtgcatttttgctttctttaagcACAATGTGGAGGTTCTTGGAATCCTTTCCGATGATGTAGAAACTGATTCAGTAGCCCCAGGTGAAAATCTAAAGATCAGACTGAAGGGAATTGAAGAGGAAGAGATCCTTCCAGGATTTATTCTCTGTGATCCCAACAACCTGTGTCATTCCGGACGCACGTTTGATGCCCAGGTAGAATAACTAGCATTTGACTGCTGTGAGGTGGGGAAAATGTAGCACaatgttttgcttctgtttcatGAAATCTAAACTTCAGTAGTTTGACATTTCAGTTCAGATTTCATATTCGCTATCATATCTTTAAATTGACAATAGCATGTATGTCAAATACTCTGACATCACTGAGATTTTAAAATAGCAtttgttttaaaggaaattcTCAGTGAAGGTTTTAGGTACCTGTAATCATGAAAGCAAAATCTTGTAAGGCAAATCCTTACATTATTTTACGTTCATATCATAAACAACtaaggggtttgggtttttttctttcacaaaaatTTGTTGTGTGTGTATTGTTCGATATGTTTTAATATAGTTCTGCACTTGGTTATTCTCTGCTCTTCTATAACGAAAATAGGAAAAAACACttctttttaattgttttgcaGATAGTGATAATTGAGCACAAATCCATTATCTGCCCAGGTTATAATGCAGTGCTGCACATCCACACCTGTATTGAAGAAGTTGAGATAACAGTAAGCATCCTTTTAAGTTGCAACACAAACATAGACAATCTCCTTGTTGGAGTGAGGAGTTCTGTCATGACACACATCTGTAGAGCAATTAACGCATCAGTGCTCCAGTCTTGAGCACTGGAATCTTTGGTGGGTACTATAACACAACCAAAAATAACTTCAACTATTAGCATAAACCTTCTGAAAAGTGTGGTAAGTCATGATTGACTCCTGTGCAGTAAATCTTACAAGGGTTGGCTTGTTTGTTTCTAAGATCACATCAGTTTTGTTCAccaagaaaaaataatccttaTTTTAGCAATCACagctgccttttttgttttttgttttgttttgttttttctaataCAGGCCTTAATCTGCTTGGTAGAcaaaaaaacaggagaaaaaagtaAGACACGGCCCCGTTTTGTGAAACAAGATCAAGTATGCATTGCCCGTTTAAGGACAGCAGGAACTATCTGCCTTGAGACATTCAAAGATTTCCCTCAGATGGGTCGCTTTACCTTAAGAGATGAGGGTAAGACTGTTTGACAGCTGCTAACTGCTAAAAAAATACAGTTGTTTGGAGTAGGAGAGCATGCACAGTCTGGGTAACAATGGAAAAGTAAATCTAAGCAAATAGTTACTATGCAGAGTTCTCACTAGTAACAAAAAGTGTGGTTATTCCCTC
This DNA window, taken from Indicator indicator isolate 239-I01 chromosome 22, UM_Iind_1.1, whole genome shotgun sequence, encodes the following:
- the GSPT1 gene encoding eukaryotic peptide chain release factor GTP-binding subunit ERF3A isoform X2, which codes for MEISESVVENGETEMSPEESWDHKEETSEAELGGGPTGDAGPSEESAQEMMEEEEEIPKPKSVVAPPGAPKKEHVNVVFIGHVDAGKSTIGGQIMYLTGMVDKRTLEKYEREAKEKNRETWYLSWALDTNQEERDKGKTVEVGRAYFETEKKHFTILDAPGHKSFVPNMIGGASQADLAVLVISARKGEFETGFEKGGQTREHAMLAKTAGVKHLIVLINKMDDPTVNWSNERYEECKEKLVPFLKKVGFNPKKDIHFMPCSGLTGANLKEQSEFCPWYIGLPFIPYLDNLPNFNRSVDGPIRLPIVDKYKDMGTVVLGKLESGSICKGQQLVMMPNKHNVEVLGILSDDVETDSVAPGENLKIRLKGIEEEEILPGFILCDPNNLCHSGRTFDAQIVIIEHKSIICPGYNAVLHIHTCIEEVEITALICLVDKKTGEKSKTRPRFVKQDQVCIARLRTAGTICLETFKDFPQMGRFTLRDEGKTIAIGKVLKLVPEKD
- the GSPT1 gene encoding eukaryotic peptide chain release factor GTP-binding subunit ERF3A isoform X1, producing the protein MEANGSGSGSSSDSAPDCWDQADIEPGSGAGSGSAPPAAEAEAQQELLGAAFSRQLNVNAKPFVPNVHAAEFVPSFLRGGPAPGLPPPSPPPGLPPPPPPGNCRAGTGLAGGWAQRAEGWGPCWKGSGLCCGGAQEEGAPIETSPEEQTTSCEGSNAAVNMEISESVVENGETEMSPEESWDHKEETSEAELGGGPTGDAGPSEESAQEMMEEEEEIPKPKSVVAPPGAPKKEHVNVVFIGHVDAGKSTIGGQIMYLTGMVDKRTLEKYEREAKEKNRETWYLSWALDTNQEERDKGKTVEVGRAYFETEKKHFTILDAPGHKSFVPNMIGGASQADLAVLVISARKGEFETGFEKGGQTREHAMLAKTAGVKHLIVLINKMDDPTVNWSNERYEECKEKLVPFLKKVGFNPKKDIHFMPCSGLTGANLKEQSEFCPWYIGLPFIPYLDNLPNFNRSVDGPIRLPIVDKYKDMGTVVLGKLESGSICKGQQLVMMPNKHNVEVLGILSDDVETDSVAPGENLKIRLKGIEEEEILPGFILCDPNNLCHSGRTFDAQIVIIEHKSIICPGYNAVLHIHTCIEEVEITALICLVDKKTGEKSKTRPRFVKQDQVCIARLRTAGTICLETFKDFPQMGRFTLRDEGKTIAIGKVLKLVPEKD